The nucleotide sequence AAGCCTTCCAATCAAGCGTTGCTCGATCATCTGGCGATCTCGTTCGTAGAGAATGGTTGGTCAGTAAAACAGCTCGTGAAGCAAGTGGTGATGAGCCACACGTATCAGCTCAGCTCGGAATATTCCTCGCACAATTACAGCATCGATCCGGACAACACCGCGCACTGGCGCATGAGCAAGCGTCGCATGGATGCGGAGGCGTTGCGTGATTCCATGCTAGCCACTGCGGGCGTTCTGGATCTGAAGCCGTATCGCGGGTCGGTGGCGGCGAATGCGGAAGGGCCTACGCAGCAGATGCTGCGCTTCGGTGGTTTTCAACGGGATAATAATTCGCGTTCGGTCTATCTGCCAATCTTGCGCGACATGGTGCCGGAATCGCTCTCGGTCTTCGACTTTGCCGAGACGAGCCTGGTGACGGGTGATCGTGAAGAGACGACGGTGCCTTCGCAGGCGCTCTATCTGATGAACAGCGCGACGGTGTATAAGCTCGCGCAGTCGATGGCGGACCGCCTGTATGCGAGCGGGGCGAAAGGTTCGGAGCTGGGACAAAAAGGATTCGAACTCGCTTTCAGCCGTCGTGCCACGGCTCAGGAAGTGGCGGCGATCAACAAGTTCTTCGAGAAGTTCTACGCGGCTGAGGAGAAGAACTTCGCCAATCGTGATCAATTGCGCTGGGCCGCGTTGACAGCTTATTGCCAGGCGCTGTTGGGTAGCGCGGAATTTCGCATCGTGAACTGAGTGAGGACATCATGAACACCAATACTTCTGCCAATACGGGTTGGAACTTCTCGCGCCGCGCGATGCTGAAAGGCTTGTGGTCGGGCTTCGGCTACATGGCGTTCGCCGGGCTCACGGCCAAGGCGGCGGATGCAGCGATGAAAGCGGGGCCGCTTGATCCGAAGCAGCCGCACTTCAAACCCACGGCCAAGCATGTGATCTTCCTGTGCATGAGCGGCGGGCCATCGCACGTGGACACGTTTGATTACAAACCGTTCCTGCAACAAAACGATGGCAAGACGGTGAAAGCGCCGGGGCGTGGTGGTCAGGCGAAGCTGCTGGCGTCACCATGGAAATTCTCCCAGCACGGCAAGAGCGGATTATGGATCTCAGAACTGTTTCCGGAAACGGCGAAGCATGCGGATGACATGTGCCTCATCCGATCCATGCAGACGGATCTGCCCGCACACCCGCAGGCGTTCATGCAGATGCACACGGGGAGTTTTCAGTTCGTGCGGCCTTCACTGGGTGCGTGGACGCTCTACGGGCTGGGCACAGAGAATGAGAATCTGCCGGGCTTCATCACGTTGAATCCGCCGCTGAACAATGGTGGGGCGCAGAATTACGGCAGTTCGTTTTTACCAGCGATCTATCAGGGCACACGCATCGGAGCGGAAGGTCCGCGACTAGGCGCTCAACGGAGTGGCTTGGAGATGGAATCGAAAGTGGCGAACATCTCGAACAGCAAGCTCTCGAATGGCGGGCAGCGAGCGCAACTGGATTTCATCCAATCGCTGAACCGCGAACGGCTCGCGAAGGATCAGGTGAATCCGCAGGTGGAAGGTGTGATCGAATCTTACGAGCTCGCCTTCCGCATGCAGAGCGAAGTGCCGCAGGTGATGGACCTGAGCAAAGAAACAGAAGCGACCAAGAAGATGTATGGCATCGGCGAGGGCGATACGGATCGCTTTGGCAAACAATGCTTGCTGGCGCGGCGTATGGTGGAGGCGGGTGTGCGTTTCGTGGAGGTGGGTTCCGGCGGGTGGGATCAGCATCGCGACTTGAAGAATGATCACGCGCAGAATGCGGGTAGCGTGGACAAGGCGATTGCGGCGTTGCTCACGGACTTGAAGCAGCGTGGGTTATTGAAAGATACGCTGGTGATCTGGGGCGGCGAGTTCGGTCGCACGCCGTTCGCGCAGAACAATGACGGGCGCGATCATAACAACAAGGGTTTCACGATCTGGATGGCCGGTGGCGGTGCGAAGGCTGGTTTCTCCTACGGTCAGACGGATGAATACGGTGCGGAGGCGGTGGAGAACAAGGTGCATATCCATGATTTCCACGCGACGATCCTGCACATGCTGGGGCTGGATCACGAGAAGCTGACGTATCGGTATGCGGGGCGGGATTTCCGGCTGACGGATGTGAAGGGGGATGTGGTAAAGGGGATATTAAGTTGAGGGGAAATATCGAACGTCCAACTCCCAACTTCGAACATCGAGAGATCTGAAAATGAAGAATGGAGAATTAGGAGTGTAGAAACAGGGGCACCCCTCATCCTCAATCCTTCTCACCTCGAATGGGAGAAGGAAGATAGCTTCATACACTTCAATTCTTAACGGGCGGCTTTGGTGATGGGGGCGGGGTCGGACAGTTTGAATTCGTCGGCGGATTCTTGGGCTTTGAAACGGATGGGGGAAAAGAGTTTGCGGCCTTCGACTTTCAGGGAGCCGAGTTGATTATACCACGCGCCATAGGGTGAACGGGAGCGGTTCAGTTCGAGGTCGAAGATATCAAGGGCGCCGATGAAGCCGCCGAGGAGTTTCACGCGGTCGGAAAGATGCAGATCAGCACGGGCCACTTCGAAATCTTCGCAGTCCACCCAGACCATGCCGGAGAGCTTGTTCAGCACGCGGTCCTGCATCTTGTCGATGGGCAGGTCATCGCTGCGCGGGGCGAAGGAGAGGATGTAGGAGGCTCGACCATTCAGTTCTTCAACACCTTTGAAACGGAAGTTATAGCGGCTGATGAGTTCTTTAGAGACGAGCACTTCATACTCCGGTGTGTCTTTCTTTTCATCGAAACGTTGGGCGCGTTTTTTGTCGCGTTCTTCCTCTTCCTTCAACGCTTTGCCGGTGAGTTGCTTGCCGTTCACGAGCAGGAGCTTGGCGCGAGGCATACCGCCGATGAGTTTCACATCGTAATACTTCTCCTTGCGCTCTTTCACCACGCCTTTGCTGTCCAGTTCCTCGATGATGGTGGTCTGCTTGTAGTTATAGATGGTCTGGCGCTGGGTGGAGACGATCTGGTAGCGGGCGATGACGTTGCTGAGGATGGTGTCGATGGACGGCTGGACGACGTTTGTCCTGGCCGGAGATTGGGCAAAGAGCGGAAAGATCTGCAGAAAAGTGCAAATCATCAAAAAAAATCGTAAACAAATGTGCATTCGCATACTAAGCATACGCTACATACTCATTTATCCAAAGTCTCCGAAAACAATTCAAGTGATTCCATTGATCTCTGACACTGATTGACAACGACCAAGAAGTCATCTATCTCCTTCTCCGTAACACTCAAGGCGTCATCAAGTTGACTAAGCAAAACATAAAGCTCAGACTGCACATTGTTATTGCAAGCTGCGGTTAGTTTCATCTTTTGAGCAAATTTCCTGTATCTCTCTTTAAACGCTCGAAACATTTGCCTAGTCTCGTTTGAGCTAGCAAGCACCCTATCAACTGACGGATCCTCCTTGAACTTCGAAAAACGGGCTTTGAATTCACGGATTCGCTCCCCAGTCATTTCTTGACCAATATAATCACCTTCGATCCTCTTGGAATCCTTGAGCGTCTCCAAAAGAGCCACCCTATTCTCCTTGGTTTTAATGGACATTGCATTCAAAGCTGAAAGAAGGGCTTGCAAATCATCTTGGAAAATCTCTGAAAGACGCAACCCATTTAAAGTAATTTCCATTTGTTTCACAGCCTCTAAGCAAGTGATTTTTCCAAAAAATAAATTACGTCGAATAGAGTACAATGCCTGATACAATGGTGGCGTTTTGCTGTGAGATATAATCAGTCGAGAAATCTCAATACTTGCAGCAAGCAACAGAGCCAACTTGAAGCTAGGTATAGCAGAATCAGGTGTCCACGGAAGATTTGTGTATTCAAAAATACAGGCAATTGGAATGGAAAGAAATAAATAATTAAATACATATCCTTTCGACTCTTTCACATCTGAGGAGTTTGTTTGCAAATTAATATCATCAAGCAAGACAAGAAGTATCGCGCAAATCCAAAGCACTATCATTACCAACGAATATACGTGAAAAAATAACGGGACTGCAGTGCTTGTCGAATAGCCGAAATAAACACCCAGCCCATAGAGCATTAGTGCACGGAGAAAGGAGAAATAGAAAAACTGTCTTCGATGCTCGATAAAGCGCGTTGGACGAAATCTAGCTTCGCTGCTTCGATTGAAACTACTGTTAGAGCCACTGAAAACCAGCAAACCGAGATCGGCCAAAATCAGCATGCATATCAAATAATAGAACGAACTCAGTAGATTGAACTTGTCCTCCCCGATTTCGCCTAGCATCAACCAGCAAACACTGGCTAAGGCTGCCACCAATCCCCACATGTTCCAGCCAGCTTTGGAGCTTGTAGTCTCGATGGTTGCCAGCTCAACGTCTAAGGCACCCAAAACATCATCTTTTGTCGGCTGACTACCAGACGAGAGTGTTTGATCTTCGCTTGAAGCATTCGGACTTTCTGGTAGCGACATAATAGTATTTTGCTTTTAAGCCCAGTTCTTTCGAGAGCATATCATAGGGTATAGATAACTTTTGGCTCTATTGCTGAAAAGTGAAATTTGCCCTAATTTGGACACTTTACTAAGTGCATTTGAATTGGCTTCTAACGAATTATGGGTTAACTGTGGGTGACAAAACCCTGTTATCTATGAACACCCGTTTTGCTTTGTTGCTGGCTCTGGGACTCACGCTGACGCTGCAAGGGCTTCAGGCGCAGCCTGCTGCGGATTTGAAACAGAAGGTGACGACGAAGGTTGCGGCGGAAACGGCGGACTTGGTGAAGCTTTATCAGCATCTGCATGCAAATCCGGAGTTGTCATTCCAAGAGGAGAAGACCGCGCAGAGAATCGCGGAGGAGTTGAAGAAGGCGGGCTTCGAGGTGACGACCAAAGTGGGCGGGCATGGCGTGGTGGGTGTGCTGAAGAATGGCAGCGGGCCGACGCTCATGCTCCGCACGGACTTGGATGCCTTGCCGGTGCCGGAACAAACGGGTCTGCCGTATGCGAGCAAGGTGAAGACGGTCGATCCCGATGGCAAAGAGGTGCCGGTGATGCATGCGTGTGGGCATGATGTGCATATGACTTCCTTCATCGGCACAGCACGGGTGATGAGCGCATTGAAAGATCAGTGGAAGGGGACGCTGGTGGTCATCGGCCAGCCCGCTGAGGAGAAAGGCGGTGGTGCGCGAGCGATGTTGAAGGATGGTCTTTTCAAACGCTTCCCGAAGCCGGAGAAGGTCGTGGCGTTGCACGTCGCTTCCGACATGGCGGTGGGCACGGTGGGTTATGTGCCGGGCTTTGCGCTGGCGAATGTGGATTCTGTGGACATCACGATCCGTGGTGTGGGCGGGCATGGAGCTTACCCGCACGGGGCGAAAGATCCCATTGTGCTCGCGGCGCAGACGGTGATTGCCTTGCAAACAATCGTGAGCCGGGAGATTTCGCCGACGGAATCTGCGGTGGTCACGGTGGGTTCCATCCACGGCGGTACGAAGCATAACATCATCCCGGATGAAGTGACGCTGCAACTGACGTTGCGCTCCTATACAGATCAGGTGCGCGCGCAGACGATCGCAGCGATCAAGCGCATCACGGAAAACTTGGCGAAGGCGGCGGGTGTGCCGGAGGACCGGATGCCGATCGTGAAGTTCAGCGATGAATATACGCCGGCTTGTTACAATGATCCGGCGCTTACGCGGCGTCTCGCGGGTGTGGTGGATCAGTGGCTCGGCAAGGGAGCGGCGATTGAGCGGCAGCCGGTGATGGGTGGGGAGGATTTCTCGGAGTATGGTCGCACGGAGGACAAGATACCGATCAGCATGTTGTGGCTGGGTGTGGTGAATCCGGAGGTGGTGAAGAAATCCATGCAGGAGAAGAAGGCGTTGCCAACGATCCATTCGCCGTTCTTCGCACCGGCGGCGGAGCCGAGCATCAAATCGGGCGTGACGGCGATGAGTGGGATGTTGTTGGATTTGTTTAATAATAAGTAGCGTAAGCGGCGGTGCTACGACTCACCCCTCACCCCTGCCCTCTCCCCGTTGAGGGGAGAGGGAGAGCATTTGCTAGCGCCTGAGGTTTTTGAACATTTCGGGGTTGCCCTAGTTATGTCAGTGATCGTTTGAATCTACTTCTCGTTTTTAGCGTCTGTCTGCATACTGAATCTATTCCATGAAACGTATTTCTCTTTTATTGGTTGCGAGTGTGTTTTGCCTGGGGTTGTCGCCGATCAAGCCGGTCAGTGCGACGGCGGTGAAGGTCACGGGGGATTGGGAGATCGAGGTGACGCCGCCGGATAATGTGAAGATCAAGCCGACCGCGATCAAGGTGGAGCCGAACACGCTCTTCACGGTGAAGGCGCAGAAGTATGCGTCTCTGCCGGTGTATAAGACGACGGGTGGTGGCTGGGCGCGGGGTGTGCAACTGACGCCGCTGAAAGCGCAGGAGACGACGACTCCGTTCCTCTTAGTGACGAACAGCTTTGTGCTGCGTGCGGGCGCGGAAGAGTCCTCGGAGACATTCGTGCGGGGGAAGGATTATGAGATCGACCTGGTTTGGGGAACGATCGGGCGGTTGACGAATGGGGTGATCAAGGATGGGCAGGCGGTTTATGCGAGTTATCAGCACAGTCTTTTGCGCTTGGATGCGGTGGTGCTGACGGGTGGAAACAAGATCGAGTATCGCGCGGGCAAACCGCTGGCGGCGGCGCCGTTGCCACCGGAGTTGAAGAATGGGGAAAGCCGGTTGGCGAATGTGTGGTTGCCGGGTCATGTGACCAAACTTTCGGCGGACAATCTCTTTCCGATCTTGGAGAACACTTATCCGGAGGCCAAGAAAGCTTCACCGACGATCGCGGAGCAGCGCGTGCCAAAGGCTCTCAAGAAATTGCAGAGCGGCGAGCCGATCCGTATTCTCGCGTGGGGCGATAGCGTGACTGTGGGCACGTATGTGCCGGACTATCAGAAGAACCGTTGGCAGAACCAGTTCGTGACGCGTTTGCAGGAGCGTTTTCCAAAATCGAAGATCGAGCTGATCACGGAGGCTTGGGGTGGTCGCAATACAAGCAGCTATCTCAATGAACCTCCGGGCAGTGAGCATAACTACAAGGAGAAGGTGCTGGCGGTGAAGCCCGACTTGATCGTGTCCGAGTTCGTGAATGATGCGGGGCTCACGGTGAAGCAGGTGGAGGAGCGGTATGGGAAATTGCTCGGAGATTTCAAAGAGATCGGTGCGGAGTGGATCATCCTCACGCCACATTACACGCGTCCGGATTGGATGGGGCTGAATCGTGAACGGGACATCGATGAGGATCCGCGCGCGTATGTGAAGGGGTTACGCGAGTTCACGGCGAAGAACAATGTGGCGCTGGCGGATGCGTCATTGCGCTATGGTCGCTTGTGGCGTCAGGGCATACCGCACAGCACGATCATGCTGAACTCGATCAATCACCCGGATGCGCGGGGGATGAAGCTGTTTGCGGATGCGTTGATGGAGTTGTTTCCGTGAGGGGATTTGTAATCTCTAAAGAGCATCAGTATTACGGGCAAATCCCGGCATCCATCACCCCTCCGAGCTCCGACAGGGTCGCGAGTTCGGGCGGGGGTGACTACGCCCTCGTTCTTCATAAGGTTTACCATTATCAAAGTTTAGAAATAGTGGAGATTTGCCGCAGTCGAGCGATTTCATCCGTTTGAGTTATTGGACGTTGCTGCGGGTCGGAGACTCGTGCTCCTTGCGGGCGCATATTCGGTGGCCCAGCCTTTACTCCACCATTGCTTTGCCTATCCTTCGGGCATGCGTACGGTTCATGTGGCGTTAGGCAGCCGGAGTTATGACATCCTGATTGGTCGCGATCTGCTCGTCCGTTTGGGGCGGGAGTGTCGCAAACTTTCCTTGGGCAAGCGTTGCGCGGTGATCGCGGACAGCAACACGGCACCGCTCTTTGCGGATATGGCCATGAAATCTCTCACGGCAACGGGCTTCGAGCCGGTGCTCATCACGATGCCTGCCGGTGAGCGGTCCAAGAATTTGAAGGTGGTGGAGCAATGCTACGCGCAGATGGCGGCGCATCGGTTGGAGCGGAAATCCTTCATCGTCGCGCTCGGTGGTGGTGTGGTGGGCGATCTCGCGGGATTCGTGGCAGCGACTTACTTGCGCGGTATGGCCTTCGTGCAAGTGCCCACGACTTTGCTCGCGCAGGTGGATAGTTCTGTGGGCGGCAAGACGGGCGTGAATCTCAAGGCAGGCAAGAATCTGGTAGGCGCGTTCCATCAACCCAAGCTGGTGCTGTGCGATCAGGATACGTTGAAGACGCTGCCCGAGCGCGAGTTCAAGGCAGGCCTCGCGGAGGTGATCAAATACGGCATCATCTATGATGCGAAGTTCTTCGCGCGTTTGGAGAAGGATTTGGCGAAGTTGTTGCAACGGGACAATGCCGCGCTCACTTATGCCGTCGCCCGCTCTTGCGAAGTGAAAGCGGAGGTGGTGAGCCAGGATGAAACCGAGACGGGCTTGCGCGCCATCTTGAATTTCGGTCATACGATCGGGCATGGATTGGAAGCGATTTCGTCTTACGGGAAGTATTTGCACGGTGAGGCAATCTCGATCGGGCAAGTGGCGGCTGCACATCTTTCGGCGCATCTTAGCGGGTTGAGCGTTCCCGAAGTGGAACGAATCGCGACGTTGTTCGCTCGGTCTGGCCTGCCCATCTCGGTGAAACTGACGGCGGCGCAGCGCAAAGCTCTTTTCGCCGCGATGAAGCTGGATAAGAAGGTGAGCGGTGGGGAGATCAAGTTTGTGCTGGCGAAGAAGATCGGCGGGATCGTGTGGGGGCAGAGTGTGGCGGATGCGGTGGTGAATGAGGTGTTGGATGAGATTGAGGACTGAGTTTCAAGTTTTCAGTGTTCAGTTTTCAGAAGGGAAAGTAGAGCCTCGCTCCTCGGCTAGGAGGGGGTGGCCCGTTGAGGACCCCCGACAGTGAATCGGGGCAAGCCGCGGACCCTGCCTATGGCGGCTGGGGCGATTTGAACCGGAATTGATAAAATTACTACTATGTCTGCTGTCAGCGAAACGATCGTCCGCGAGTATTTCGAGCTCCACGGTTTCTTCGTCCGCCAGCAGCGCAAGCATGTGGCGCCCTCCAAGCGCGAAGATGATGACATCGATTTCTTTGTCCTCAACCCGCACTACGAGATCTCCACCGAGCCATTGCCCTTCATCTTGGGTTCGCGGGATTTGCCGAGCATCTCCCGGGCCGTGGTGGTGGTGAAAGGCTGGCACACGGAGACCTTCAGCCCAGCCGTTCTCGCTCACGCACCGGAGATTTTCCGCTTCGTGCAGCCGGAAGTGTTCAAACAGGCGGAGAAGGCGATCGGTGAAGGTGGTCCGTTGACGAAGATACTGGTTGTCCCCGCCTTGCCGCAGAGCACTGAAGCGAGGGATCAAAGCATCGAACTGTTGCGCGCCAAAGGCATTGATGCGGTCATCCCCTTCCAAGGCATGTTGAGCGATCTGGTGAACTACACCGAGACGAACCGGAACTACCAGAAATCCGACTTGCTCCAAACAATCCGTATCTTGAAGAACTACGATTTTTTCAAGGAACCGCAGATGGAGCTCTTCAAGACGAAGAAAAAAGGGCGGAAGGATTAAAAACTTTCAAGGGGAGGACTGCAGAATATACCGAGTACGCGCATAAAGGGGTAAGAGTGATCAAGAGGGCGATCTATGACGGACGGTTTTGAGTAAAATGGGGCAAGCCATCGTCCAGTTTGATCCAAGGGAGTTTATCTTCCGTCCAAGTATGATC is from Verrucomicrobiia bacterium and encodes:
- a CDS encoding amidohydrolase, whose amino-acid sequence is MNTRFALLLALGLTLTLQGLQAQPAADLKQKVTTKVAAETADLVKLYQHLHANPELSFQEEKTAQRIAEELKKAGFEVTTKVGGHGVVGVLKNGSGPTLMLRTDLDALPVPEQTGLPYASKVKTVDPDGKEVPVMHACGHDVHMTSFIGTARVMSALKDQWKGTLVVIGQPAEEKGGGARAMLKDGLFKRFPKPEKVVALHVASDMAVGTVGYVPGFALANVDSVDITIRGVGGHGAYPHGAKDPIVLAAQTVIALQTIVSREISPTESAVVTVGSIHGGTKHNIIPDEVTLQLTLRSYTDQVRAQTIAAIKRITENLAKAAGVPEDRMPIVKFSDEYTPACYNDPALTRRLAGVVDQWLGKGAAIERQPVMGGEDFSEYGRTEDKIPISMLWLGVVNPEVVKKSMQEKKALPTIHSPFFAPAAEPSIKSGVTAMSGMLLDLFNNK
- a CDS encoding DUF1501 domain-containing protein, with translation MNTNTSANTGWNFSRRAMLKGLWSGFGYMAFAGLTAKAADAAMKAGPLDPKQPHFKPTAKHVIFLCMSGGPSHVDTFDYKPFLQQNDGKTVKAPGRGGQAKLLASPWKFSQHGKSGLWISELFPETAKHADDMCLIRSMQTDLPAHPQAFMQMHTGSFQFVRPSLGAWTLYGLGTENENLPGFITLNPPLNNGGAQNYGSSFLPAIYQGTRIGAEGPRLGAQRSGLEMESKVANISNSKLSNGGQRAQLDFIQSLNRERLAKDQVNPQVEGVIESYELAFRMQSEVPQVMDLSKETEATKKMYGIGEGDTDRFGKQCLLARRMVEAGVRFVEVGSGGWDQHRDLKNDHAQNAGSVDKAIAALLTDLKQRGLLKDTLVIWGGEFGRTPFAQNNDGRDHNNKGFTIWMAGGGAKAGFSYGQTDEYGAEAVENKVHIHDFHATILHMLGLDHEKLTYRYAGRDFRLTDVKGDVVKGILS
- a CDS encoding SGNH/GDSL hydrolase family protein; translation: MKRISLLLVASVFCLGLSPIKPVSATAVKVTGDWEIEVTPPDNVKIKPTAIKVEPNTLFTVKAQKYASLPVYKTTGGGWARGVQLTPLKAQETTTPFLLVTNSFVLRAGAEESSETFVRGKDYEIDLVWGTIGRLTNGVIKDGQAVYASYQHSLLRLDAVVLTGGNKIEYRAGKPLAAAPLPPELKNGESRLANVWLPGHVTKLSADNLFPILENTYPEAKKASPTIAEQRVPKALKKLQSGEPIRILAWGDSVTVGTYVPDYQKNRWQNQFVTRLQERFPKSKIELITEAWGGRNTSSYLNEPPGSEHNYKEKVLAVKPDLIVSEFVNDAGLTVKQVEERYGKLLGDFKEIGAEWIILTPHYTRPDWMGLNRERDIDEDPRAYVKGLREFTAKNNVALADASLRYGRLWRQGIPHSTIMLNSINHPDARGMKLFADALMELFP
- the aroB gene encoding 3-dehydroquinate synthase translates to MRTVHVALGSRSYDILIGRDLLVRLGRECRKLSLGKRCAVIADSNTAPLFADMAMKSLTATGFEPVLITMPAGERSKNLKVVEQCYAQMAAHRLERKSFIVALGGGVVGDLAGFVAATYLRGMAFVQVPTTLLAQVDSSVGGKTGVNLKAGKNLVGAFHQPKLVLCDQDTLKTLPEREFKAGLAEVIKYGIIYDAKFFARLEKDLAKLLQRDNAALTYAVARSCEVKAEVVSQDETETGLRAILNFGHTIGHGLEAISSYGKYLHGEAISIGQVAAAHLSAHLSGLSVPEVERIATLFARSGLPISVKLTAAQRKALFAAMKLDKKVSGGEIKFVLAKKIGGIVWGQSVADAVVNEVLDEIED